A segment of the Mycobacterium intracellulare ATCC 13950 genome:
TGCCGAATGACTACCGGGAAGGTGAACGACTCCTACACTGACGGCATGATGGAGGCCGGAAGCCCGACCAAGAATTCAATTCCTGCGAGCGCCATCGCTGGCGCCATCGCCGCTCGGTGGAACGAGCAAGCGTCCTCTAGCGTCGAGATGTTGGCCCCGACCTTTGTCTATGTGCATCAACACCGGCTCTTGGAGGCCGTTTTTGATAACGCCAACGAGGCGGAAGCGGCGCTGGGGGTGCTCCGCAAGGTCCGGAAGACGGGCGTAAGTGTGGCCGCAATTCTTCCGCTGAGTGAGTTAGGCCGCGCTCACGATGCCCTCTGGGGCACGGGTCTGACCTTGCACGGCTGGGTCGAGCATGGCGATGGGACCGTTCGGTTCACAGGACCCGAGGTCGCCTAGGTGCCACCACCGTTAAGCCTCCAGAACGTCATCGCGTTCATCTGGGACTTCGACAAGACGCTAACGCCGTCATATATGCAAAAGCCACTCTTTGAGCGCTACGGAGTGGACGAAGGCACGTTCTGGCGCGAGGTCAATGGTCTGCAAGATTTCTACGGAGAATTCGACCTTAAAGTCTCGAAAGACACTGCCTATCTTGAACATACGCTGCAATACGTGCGTGACGGCAAGTTTCACGACTTAACCAATCCATTGCTTGTAGAGCTTGGCGCCGAAGTGCCGTTGAACCCCGGCATGCCGGATTTCATGCAGCGCTCCAAGGATGTCATCGCGAGCAATCCACGGTACTGCGGTCACGGAATCACAGTGGAGCACTACGTCGTATCGACCGGATTCCGGAAGATGATCGAGGGCAACCCCATTCGTGAGCACCTGGATGGTGTGTATGCGTGTGAACTCCTGCCTGCCCCTGCCGATCTATCCGGCGGCCCAAGCACTTTCGACCCCAACGGTCTGCTCGCACAGATCGGCTATACCATCGACAACACAACCAAAACTCGCGCAGTGTTTGAGATCAACAAAGGTGTGAACAAGCTTCCCGGCGTCGAAGTGAATGCCTCCATTCCTGAAGAAGACCGGCGAGTTCCGTTCGCGAACATGGTGTACATCGCAGACGGGCCTAGCGATATCCCCGTCTTCTCGGTTGTCCGTAAACACGGCGGTCAAACGCTGGCCGTTCACACGGGCGTCAACTACAGGGAAGTTCAGATCCTGCAGGAAACCGGTCGCGTGAACCACACGGCGCGGGCCGACTACAGCGAGGGTAGCGACGCTGACCTCTGGCTGATGCTCGCCCTCGACAAGATTGCAGACAGAATCTCCAATCAGCGCGAGCAGAACATCGCCAGCATCGTCAACGCGCCTGGCCACGTCACATAGCTGCACGTCGCAGAGCGGTCACCTTGGGGGACTCAATGACGCCCCGTCCAACCTTTGGTGCAGTGAATTCATCCTCATTGATGTAGTCCGCGTAGGTGGTTGGCGTCAGCACGAACGTGGAGTGTCCCAACCACTTCGACACCTGCATGTAGTGCTCGCCAGCGCTGAGGTTCATTGTGGCGAAGGTATGGCGAAGGTCATGAAAGCGAACATTACCGAGCTCAAGAGCTCGGCAGGCCGGCTGCAGATAGTGCTCGTACAGGTTTCCGGCGTGGATCGGGTTAGCCCAATCGAACACATAGCGATTGCGCCGCCCGGGAAACAGGGGAGCGTGCGGTACGTGCTTGTTCCCTGCCGCGTTGGTGGCCGAAAACGGGTGAACCGTAGCCAGGTATTGCCGTAGCTCATCCGCCAGCCACGGCGCCAGCGGCACTACGCGATCCGTCGACGCCTCGCTCTTGGGAGTGCCGTAGTTCCAGCCCCGGCCTTTACGCTTGGCGGTACGAACAATACGGATGCTTCCAACCGTGGCGGGGAGGGTGGACAAAACCACGTCCTGCAGCTGCAAACCCTGTAGCTCGCTGGCTCTAACTCCGGTATGGGCGGCAAACAGGACCGCCAGCGCGTACACCGGGTTGCCGCGTTTCTGGCTGCCGTTGCGCTCGATCCAATCCACCACCGAGGCTACTTGGTTGGCCGTCAGCGGCCGGTGTTTGAATGGCTTACGGCCGTTGCCGCTGGCCTGGCGTTTGGTGGTGTGCCGCCTACCGGCGACCACGGGGTTGCTCGGTATGGCCTGATCGTCTACGGCCACATCAAGAATCCGCTTCAAGGTGCCGACAATGTGCTTGACCGTCTTAGGGCTACGGGTGACAAGGCAGGGGCGGGGAGTGGTTGTGGGTTTAGCTCTGCCGTGCCGCCGCTGATGCGGTGCTAGCAGCTGCGCGCGGAATCTTGTCACGTCCGCGGTCGTGATGGCAGCTACAGGCTTGCTACCGAATACCGGCCCGATGTGAGCTCGGAAAATCTTCTCGTAGTCCTCGATCGTGTTCGGATCGATGGCGCCCGCAAGACCGTCAAAATACTGCCGGGCATACGTGCCCAGCGGCATATTGGCCTTCGCTTTTGCACTGCTCGGATCAATGCCTTTGGCACCGGCCAGACCGGTCTCCACTTCCAGCAGACGGGTCTTAGCTGCCTTCTCGGTATCGAAGGTTTCGGTACGCTGCACCGTCTTGCCGGGCACGATTGCGCCGAACTCGTCTCGCACCGGCTCCCGCCAGCACACAACGTAGCTTTTGACCTGCCTGCCTTTGGCTCTGGCCTTAGTGTCGCGAACGCGTATGTAAGCCATTACCGAATCTCCTTCGGAGATGAGGTTTCTTCGTCACCTTCGTTACCGTCGCCGTCCTCATCGTCAATTGGCGGCGGCGGGCCGTAGCCCTTGCAGGTGATCTCGCCGTCGTGCTGTGCTTCGGCCGGACTTGGCACAGTGATGTCGTGCGGGTTGTCGTCCTGATGGCGTTCCCGGTTCATGCGGACACCTGGCTAACGGTGGCGCTGGCGTAGATCCGGCGCACTGTGGACGGTTGCCATGCCGGATTGCCTAACGGCGATAGGACTTTCTCTGCCGTGAGCGCGGAAGCGATAGCGTCGTAAGTGCAGCCGGCATCGCGGTCTTGCACAATGCGCCGCACCACCGAGGGCGATGCAACTCTTGGCCTTCCGATACGCTCGCCTCTGCGCTTCTTCGCGGCCAAAGCGGCCTTCGTACGCTCGCTGATCAATTCACGTTCGTACTGCGCGAAATTGACAAGGTTCATGGCCATCATCCGTCCCGCTGCTGTAGTGAGGTCTACGCCAAGGTCCAGGATCACCAGCGACCAGCCCTGCGCTTGCGCTGCTTCTATGATGTTGGCTGCGTTGACGATTGATCGGCTCAAGCGGTCCAGCTTTGCGACCACCAAACCGTCGGCTTGGCCAGAAGCCAGCAGTTGCAACACTTCCGTAAGCTTTGGGCCGATGGTCTTTCCGGAGACGCCTTCGTCTGCGAAGTGCTCTACGGTCCAGCTGCGCCGTGTGGCCTCACTGTCGATAGTTTCGCGTTGTGCTTCTAGGCCGTTACGCCTGTCGGCCTGTTCGTCTGTGCTTACCCGCGTGTAGCCAAACATCAACGGCTGCATCACTTCTCGTGTGTCTGACTTAGTCGGCATCTCGTGTGTTCCTTCCGGTTGGGGCGTAACCGTCCGGTTGCGCCTTACGCCCTACTTTTTAGCCGACCGGTACAAGCAGCGCTACAATGCCTGAACTGGGCAAACATGGTCTCCCACGGCTGCCTCGTCCTAAGGCCGCCTGTACCGCTTGTGCGGACTCTCCAGTGCTAGTTGCTCGTCGAACACGCCATGTTGACGGTTTGCTTCGTTGGCCAGGCGGATAGCGGCCTCGCCGGTGATATGGCGCTCGCGCGGCTGCTGGCGCTTCTCGCGGTCGAACTCGCGCGGCCTAGCCTGTCGTAGCGGCTCGCTATCCGAAGACGGCTCGCAGTTCTCTTCAGCTACGGACTGCAGGCCTGAGTACCCCGTATCGCCGTAGGCAGGTGCGGGGGAGGCTACCTGGCCGGCTGAACCGTCGTAAACCAGTGGCTCACTAGGATTACCGCCGATAGAGTCGAACACTGTCTCGTAAGGCTTAGCTTCGCCCTGTGCTAGTACAACTTCCGCCGGAGGCTTAAGGCCTGCACGGTCCAAACTGTTTTGGATGGCCTTCAGCTGCACATCGGGCGGCTTGGTGTCGTCAAAGGCGAACTCAATCAGCTTTCCCATCAAGCGGTTTGAGGCGTTCTCGACACGGATGCGTGCAGCCTCCTTGACCCGCTTGGTCGCTCCGCCATGAGTCCGGCAAACCGTGCTTCCGTAAATCGCGAACTTGCGGCACCGTTCTCCACGGCTATTCGTTGCAACGCAACGTCTTTCCGGATTGTCTGCGAGCAGCGTGTCTTGCCGATTAGGCAGTTCGATGGCCTCAGAGTTTGATGCGTCTGCTGGAATTACTGCCGGAAGGTTATCGCTGTCTTCGATTTCCTCTGCTTCTACGTCGATGATCTCATTTGCGTCGCTCATTCGCGCCTCCAATGTTGCTGTCCTGCTGGCATTTCCGCAGGTCGCATCCGGCCCATCGGTCACCCAGGGAATTGATATCTAGTGTTGTCTAGTGGTAACTAGTGACATCTATGCAGGTCAGGGCTAGATACCACTAGATGCCATTGTTTTCGGGAGGTTAGGGCGAGTGGCATCTAGGCTGGTCAGAGCGTTTCACCAGGTCGCCGCGGCGCGCCGTACGGACACATGCAGATTCAGAATTCGACATCGTCCGGCTCTTTCACCCTTTGCAGGCCGGGCGGCAATTCCCACGTCCAGTGCGAGATCGCGCCGTCATCCCCGTAATGGGAAATCTTGATGACCGCGAGATCTTTTGACGCACTTTGCACTGTGCCCTTGCCCGCGCCGGTGGCTTGCTGGACTTTCTCAATCACTTCGTCAGAGCGCATGGGACCGGCCGAGAGAAGTTGCTTGAGAGCCTGTTTCGCGGCGTCTCGCATCGGCGCTGTCTTGCGGGCATCGGCCACCTTGGCACCGTCAGCGCCGACCAATTGGTCTGCTGTCAAATCAACGGTGCCGCGCCATGCGACAACCGGTACTTCTTCGTTGTCAGGCGAGCTTTCAAGTGAGTAGCCGATAGAGGCTGGGCCTTTGGACAGATTGCCGATTGCCCGTGCCAGCGCGTACTTTGCGCCTTCTTCGGACTCTCGGACTAACGGTGCAGCCGAGATCACCGAGCGCACCAGCGCCGAGTACGCCACACTGCCGCCCCCGCGATGCTTGGCGCTCATGCCAGCGGCCTTATTGAAGTGCCGAACCAACAAGATGGCACATCTTGTCTCGCGGGCCAGCTCCACCAGGTGCATAAGCACGCGACGAATCGATGTATCCACGCCGTGCTTGACGTTTTCGGGCATGCAGGCCGAGATGGGATCAATGACTACGAGTTTGGCATCGGTCTCTGTGATGCCCTGCCGCAGCCAAGCAATGTCGTCGGGAATGGTGAACGGCCTTGCGTCACCCCACTCGTCGACCGGCCTATTGAGCGTCGCGATCCTCTCCAGGTCCGCCCCGGCAGCGATCAATCGCGGCACGATGGTGTCGTCTTCGTCGTCTTCGATGCCCACAAGGATCACATCGGCAGGATCCGCTATGGAGTCAACACGCTTGGCCCCAACGACCGTGGTAGGCCATGGCTTTCCCTGCGACACAATAGCGGCCATTGCAAGGGTGACCGTGGACTTGCCAACATCGGAGTCGCCCTCCAGGATCGACACCTTTCCGAGGGGTATCCAGCCATACCAAAGCCATTTGACGGCAGTAGGTTTAACGCCGCTCAGCCGGCGGATCGCGCTTCCGCTCTCACCGCTGGTATCGACCCGCTCGTCGGCTACAATGTCTGACATTTCACCTCCGAACGAGACCGCCCGTTGTCCGTCAAAGCAATTGGGCGGTCTCGTTTTTTACTCGATCAGACGGCCCGCTCGATCCGGCTATCTAGCCACGCCTCGATGTCCTGACGCGCAAAGTACACACGCCCACCAATCTTGGTGCGCTTCAACGGCCTATCGCCGTAGTAGGCCGCCTTCTTGACCGTGCTGGAGCTCACGTCGACATGACCCAGCTCGCGAGCAACAAGCACAGTCTCTGCTGAGTCATAGAACTGCTTATCGGGGGTCAACACAGGCATTTGGGCGCTGTCCCTTCATGTTTCGGATTTAACCGACGGTTACCCGTCGACTGCCCAAATTCTGCCGCACGACGCGCGCCATGTCTGCCCCTGCGGCCCGTAGGCTATTGCCCCTCAGCGCAATACGGCGGCTACACCGACACACGTCGTCAATTCAGCCGCCGCAATGGGCCAAAGTTTGGCAGATTCTTCCTAGCTACGCATACTCTCTAGAGTCGGTACCGGAACAGCGGTCGCTTTTGAGCTGCAACTGTTCGGCGCTGCTGTTCTCTGCCACATCTATGGCCCACTGCACCAGGCGTGAAAACTCGTTGCGGTCGCGGTCCCAGTACTCCCGTAGGGTCCGTATGACGGTTCGAGCGGGCACATAGCCAACGCGGGCCTCGCTCATGCCCACCTTTAGCGCTTCCCGCATAGCGTCGTGCGGACTGCGGCCCCGCTCCAGCAGTACCGCGTACATCGTCAGCAGCGCATCAAGTTTGTGCGGCCTGGCGTTGCCGGTGTAGCGGGTGCAGAACTTGCCGACTGTGGTCCTATTGCCGCCAACCACCACCCCGGCCCCTGCCTTAACCACATGTGTTGCTAGGTAGCTGGCCAGCTCTTTCGGAATAGCCGGCGGCGATCCAGCACGCACAACGCGGCGGTTGCCATAGGGAGGCAGCACGATACCGCCGCCCACACAGCGCACCTCCCCGAAGGGCAGTGTGGGGTTACCGAGACGCAATCCTTTGGGAAGCGAGAACCAGTAGTGTCCGCGGTTGGGGCTCTCATCGGGACGGGTGGCCACGTACACAGCAGCGGCCAGGTGCTTTCGCAGGTGCCGGGGAGTGGAGGGCGGCCGATCAACGTCAATCACCAAACAGCCATATAGGCCGGGACTGGTGGCAAGGGCGCTGAAGGGTCCGAACTGTTCTCTCCACCGCAGCAGCTGCTTAGCGTCGGTGGTGATGTCTCGGTAGCCCACTAGGTTCCAGCACGATTTGCCCTTACCCTTGGCCGGGTCAAATGGCGCCACGGGAATACCGTTGGCCGCGTATTCCACGGCCGCGTCGAACACGTCCAGACCGGTTACGTCCGGAAGCGATACGGACATATTCACCCTAGGTCCGCCTTGGCCTCTTCTAGCAGCCGTAGGGCTCTGGCTTGCTTGTCCTGGGCCTTGGCACGGCGGGCACGCTTCACGGCTTCCGGCTTTAGATCGGCAATGGCTTGGTGGGCCGCAGCTTTAGCCACTACGGCCCGCACGTAATCACTAGGCACTCCTAGGCGGATGCTGATGTAGCCGGTGCAGTAGCCCTGATTGTGCAGCTGAAGAACCTTTTGCGCCTCGTACACTAGAACAACTCCGGCATGTCACGGTTGTCGCCGTTGTCAAACCACGTTTGGGACTGCCCCCAGTTTGGTTGACTCCTGACCTGTGAGGATTCGTCCTCGCTGGAAGGATCAGCTCGTGCCGAAACCGTTTCCTGCCGAGTTCCGAGCCGACGTCATCGCTGTGGCCCGCAAGGGCGAGGCGCCGCTGCGCCAGATCGCGAAGGACTTCGGCATCTCGGAAGCCTGCTTGCACCGCTGGCTCAAGATCGCCGACCGCCAAGACGGTGGCGACCGGGCCAGCACGCCATCTGCCGTTGCTGACGATGTAGCCGCGCAGCTGCGCGAGGCGCACAAGCGGATCAAACTCCTCGAGCAGGAGGCCGAGGTGATGCGCCGCGCGGTCGGCTACCTGTCCCGGGACGCTAACCCAAATGATGTACCCGCTGGTCCTCGACCTTGCCGCTGACGGGATCCCTGTTACGGTGACCTGCCGGGTCTTGGGATTCTCTACCCAGGCGTTCTACAAATGGCGCAAAGCACCGCTGTCGCAGCGAGATTGGGACGATGCGCACCTGATCAACGCCGCCCGCGACATCCACGCCGACGACCCCGCATTCGGCTACCGATTCATCGCAGACGAACTTCCCGGGCGCGGGATCACCGCCGGTGAGAACCGCGTCGCACGGCTGTGTTCCCAGGAGCGCATCTGGTCGATCTTCGCCAAGAAACGTGGACTAAACCGTCGATCCGGACCACCGGTCCACGACGACCTCGTCCAGCGTCAGTTCGGCGCCCCGGCCGCCAACCAGGTCTGGCTGGCCGATATCACCGAGCACCGCACCGACGAAGGCAAGCTCTACCTCTGCGCCATCAAAGACGTCCACTCCAACCGGATCGTGGGCTACTCGATCGACTCGCGAATGAAGTCTTCGCTGGCGGTGGCCGCCCTGGATCACGCCGTGGCGCTTCGCGCACCTGTCGCGACGATCGTTCATTCCGACAGGGGCAGCCAATTTCGGTCACGAAAATTCGTCCACGCACTGTCGCACAACGGGTTACACGGATCGATGGGCCGGGTCGGTGCGTGCGGAGACAACGCCGCCATGGAGATGCTCCTATCGGTGTCAAGTGGTGATCGGGGCGGTTTCGAGAAGTCGGAAGAGATGGCGCGCGTAGTACCGCTTCAGACACCGCATGGCTTCACGTTTGGTCTTGCCATCGCTGACCCGACGGGCGATGTAGGCCTTGGTTGGCGGGTGAACCTTGGCCCGGGCCAGGATGACCGTGTGCAGTGCACGGTTCAGCTGGCGGTCACCACCACGTGAGAGACGGTGGCGAGTCTGGGTTTGACCCGAGGTCGCTTCGAGCGGTGCAACGCCGCCAAGGCGTGCGAAGGCGGCTTCGTCCCGGCAGCGGCCGGGGTGTGACCAGGACACGAGGATCTGAGCGGCCATCAGCACACCGATGCCCGGTTCATCGAGTAGCGCGGGTGCCATCGACCGCACCAGCGGGATCATCGCCAACTCAAGCTCGCGGCACTCGTCGGTCAGTTGCCTGACTCTGTTCGCAGTGCTGCGCAAGGACAACTTCGTAGCCGCGTATTCGGGGTCAGTAGCAGTGTCGGGGCGCAGTCGTTGGCAACGAGCCACCAACGCCATCAGGGGTCGACCTCGGAGTTCCTCACGGAGGTCAACCGGCGCGGTTAC
Coding sequences within it:
- a CDS encoding AAA family ATPase; translation: MSDIVADERVDTSGESGSAIRRLSGVKPTAVKWLWYGWIPLGKVSILEGDSDVGKSTVTLAMAAIVSQGKPWPTTVVGAKRVDSIADPADVILVGIEDDEDDTIVPRLIAAGADLERIATLNRPVDEWGDARPFTIPDDIAWLRQGITETDAKLVVIDPISACMPENVKHGVDTSIRRVLMHLVELARETRCAILLVRHFNKAAGMSAKHRGGGSVAYSALVRSVISAAPLVRESEEGAKYALARAIGNLSKGPASIGYSLESSPDNEEVPVVAWRGTVDLTADQLVGADGAKVADARKTAPMRDAAKQALKQLLSAGPMRSDEVIEKVQQATGAGKGTVQSASKDLAVIKISHYGDDGAISHWTWELPPGLQRVKEPDDVEF
- a CDS encoding recombinase family protein, whose protein sequence is MQPLMFGYTRVSTDEQADRRNGLEAQRETIDSEATRRSWTVEHFADEGVSGKTIGPKLTEVLQLLASGQADGLVVAKLDRLSRSIVNAANIIEAAQAQGWSLVILDLGVDLTTAAGRMMAMNLVNFAQYERELISERTKAALAAKKRRGERIGRPRVASPSVVRRIVQDRDAGCTYDAIASALTAEKVLSPLGNPAWQPSTVRRIYASATVSQVSA
- a CDS encoding bifunctional DNA primase/polymerase, whose translation is MSVSLPDVTGLDVFDAAVEYAANGIPVAPFDPAKGKGKSCWNLVGYRDITTDAKQLLRWREQFGPFSALATSPGLYGCLVIDVDRPPSTPRHLRKHLAAAVYVATRPDESPNRGHYWFSLPKGLRLGNPTLPFGEVRCVGGGIVLPPYGNRRVVRAGSPPAIPKELASYLATHVVKAGAGVVVGGNRTTVGKFCTRYTGNARPHKLDALLTMYAVLLERGRSPHDAMREALKVGMSEARVGYVPARTVIRTLREYWDRDRNEFSRLVQWAIDVAENSSAEQLQLKSDRCSGTDSREYA
- a CDS encoding helix-turn-helix transcriptional regulator, which encodes MPVLTPDKQFYDSAETVLVARELGHVDVSSSTVKKAAYYGDRPLKRTKIGGRVYFARQDIEAWLDSRIERAV
- a CDS encoding IS110 family transposase; the encoded protein is MALAELVDHVIGVDPDRDRITAAVVCSKTQGELASKVFPTTARGYGQALRWAAPYTTEGRRAWSIESTGSYGAGLAAALAAKGEFVIEFDHPCTRAAKDGAKSDSLDAVRAAREILGRKSWATPRSRGTREGLRTLITARDSAKLARVAAINVLKALVVTAPVDLREELRGRPLMALVARCQRLRPDTATDPEYAATKLSLRSTANRVRQLTDECRELELAMIPLVRSMAPALLDEPGIGVLMAAQILVSWSHPGRCRDEAAFARLGGVAPLEATSGQTQTRHRLSRGGDRQLNRALHTVILARAKVHPPTKAYIARRVSDGKTKREAMRCLKRYYARHLFRLLETAPITT
- a CDS encoding tyrosine-type recombinase/integrase, whose amino-acid sequence is MAYIRVRDTKARAKGRQVKSYVVCWREPVRDEFGAIVPGKTVQRTETFDTEKAAKTRLLEVETGLAGAKGIDPSSAKAKANMPLGTYARQYFDGLAGAIDPNTIEDYEKIFRAHIGPVFGSKPVAAITTADVTRFRAQLLAPHQRRHGRAKPTTTPRPCLVTRSPKTVKHIVGTLKRILDVAVDDQAIPSNPVVAGRRHTTKRQASGNGRKPFKHRPLTANQVASVVDWIERNGSQKRGNPVYALAVLFAAHTGVRASELQGLQLQDVVLSTLPATVGSIRIVRTAKRKGRGWNYGTPKSEASTDRVVPLAPWLADELRQYLATVHPFSATNAAGNKHVPHAPLFPGRRNRYVFDWANPIHAGNLYEHYLQPACRALELGNVRFHDLRHTFATMNLSAGEHYMQVSKWLGHSTFVLTPTTYADYINEDEFTAPKVGRGVIESPKVTALRRAAM
- a CDS encoding HAD family hydrolase, producing the protein MPPPLSLQNVIAFIWDFDKTLTPSYMQKPLFERYGVDEGTFWREVNGLQDFYGEFDLKVSKDTAYLEHTLQYVRDGKFHDLTNPLLVELGAEVPLNPGMPDFMQRSKDVIASNPRYCGHGITVEHYVVSTGFRKMIEGNPIREHLDGVYACELLPAPADLSGGPSTFDPNGLLAQIGYTIDNTTKTRAVFEINKGVNKLPGVEVNASIPEEDRRVPFANMVYIADGPSDIPVFSVVRKHGGQTLAVHTGVNYREVQILQETGRVNHTARADYSEGSDADLWLMLALDKIADRISNQREQNIASIVNAPGHVT